From the Deinococcus aquaticus genome, one window contains:
- a CDS encoding IS630 family transposase (programmed frameshift) — protein MGRKKQFVVVLTANERQELTDMTRKGVHSARVMTRARLLLLSDQGLKDRDVAERVGVSTVTVASIRRKFVQGGLQAALYERARPKQPPKLNAHGTAILIAEVCSAPVGRETWTMQLLADRLVTLGVVDSISDETVRRTLKKTFLKPWQVESWCVAQVGADFVWRMEAVLDTYALPYDARRPVICFDEKSYQMLDHVRDPLPPVPGHPARVDHEYKRCGTVNFFVAFEPLMGQRTVTVTERRGNAEFAAELQALDVRYAAADTIVLVLDQLSTHSPAALYQHLPAEEARRLSRRFEWVYTPKHASWLNMAELEWSVLQRQCLGQRLASVDAVEAELLAWETDRNARSVRANWQFSISAARDKLKRHYHFGE, from the exons ATGGGGCGAAAGAAACAGTTTGTGGTGGTGTTGACGGCAAACGAGCGGCAGGAACTGACAGACATGACCCGCAAAGGCGTCCACAGTGCGCGGGTCATGACCCGCGCCCGCCTGTTACTGCTCAGTGACCAGGGACTGAAGGATCGGGACGTCGCCGAGCGGGTGGGGGTCAGCACCGTGACCGTAGCCTCCATCCGGCGCAAGTTCGTACAGGGCGGCCTTCAGGCCGCCCTGTACGAAAGGGCCCGGCCGAAACAGCCGCCCAAACTGAATGCTCATGGGACGGCCATCCTCATTGCCGAAGTGTGCTCCGCGCCCGTCGGACGCGAAACCTGGACGATGCAGTTGCTGGCTGATCGCCTGGTGACGCTGGGGGTGGTGGACAGCATCAGTGATGAAACCGTCCGGCGTACGCTGAAAAAAACGT TCCTCAAGCCGTGGCAGGTCGAGAGTTGGTGTGTCGCCCAGGTAGGCGCGGACTTCGTGTGGCGCATGGAAGCCGTATTGGACACCTACGCCCTGCCCTACGATGCCCGTCGGCCGGTGATCTGCTTCGACGAGAAGTCCTACCAGATGCTCGATCACGTGCGCGATCCACTGCCACCAGTGCCGGGACACCCGGCACGGGTTGATCATGAATACAAACGCTGTGGCACGGTGAATTTCTTCGTGGCCTTCGAACCGCTGATGGGTCAGCGCACGGTGACGGTCACGGAACGGCGAGGCAACGCCGAGTTCGCGGCGGAGCTCCAGGCGCTGGACGTGCGGTACGCGGCAGCGGACACGATCGTGCTGGTGCTGGATCAGCTGTCTACGCACAGTCCAGCCGCGCTGTATCAACATCTCCCGGCCGAGGAGGCGCGTCGGCTGAGCCGACGCTTCGAGTGGGTGTACACGCCCAAACATGCGTCGTGGCTCAACATGGCGGAACTGGAGTGGTCAGTCCTGCAACGACAGTGTCTGGGGCAGCGCTTAGCCAGTGTGGATGCCGTCGAGGCGGAACTGCTGGCGTGGGAAACAGACCGCAACGCGCGGTCTGTGCGGGCGAATTGGCAGTTCTCGATATCAGCGGCACGAGACAAGCTCAAACGCCACTACCACTTCGGTGAATAG
- a CDS encoding transporter substrate-binding domain-containing protein, producing MKKTMLFVLSALALTSTATAASVRDTICQDGVFNAGVKSDSAPFGFIDENGTQVGFDVDIVKEITKDLTAYCKKPVRLVMKTVTGSNRIPFVQNGTVDLAAATATITYARLDVVDFSNPYFVDGVRMLVPTGSEVKALRDLNGKAVGTVQGTTGENIVKTQAKTAKVTSFQQYTDAFTALQQGRIQAIVTDSTILLGLKVGAPDPKKWSVVGPFLSQEPYGLIMKQSDSPWRNFVNESLSRMASDGTYRKITSKWFGSASKYDLPGLKTTMTVPAVFPVRR from the coding sequence ATGAAAAAGACCATGCTGTTCGTTCTGTCCGCGCTGGCCCTGACCAGCACCGCCACTGCCGCGAGTGTCCGCGACACCATCTGCCAGGACGGCGTGTTCAATGCTGGTGTGAAAAGCGACTCCGCGCCGTTCGGCTTCATCGACGAGAACGGCACGCAGGTCGGCTTCGACGTGGATATCGTCAAGGAGATCACCAAGGACCTCACCGCGTACTGCAAGAAACCGGTGCGCCTGGTCATGAAGACCGTCACGGGTTCCAACCGCATTCCGTTCGTGCAGAACGGCACTGTGGATCTTGCGGCCGCCACCGCCACGATCACCTACGCCCGCCTGGACGTCGTGGATTTCAGCAATCCCTATTTCGTGGACGGCGTGCGCATGCTGGTGCCGACTGGTAGTGAGGTCAAAGCCCTGCGTGACCTGAACGGGAAGGCCGTGGGGACGGTGCAGGGCACCACCGGTGAGAACATCGTCAAGACCCAGGCCAAGACGGCCAAAGTCACGTCCTTCCAGCAGTACACCGACGCGTTCACGGCGCTGCAGCAGGGCCGCATCCAGGCCATCGTCACGGACTCCACCATCCTGCTCGGCCTGAAGGTCGGGGCGCCGGATCCCAAGAAGTGGAGTGTCGTGGGGCCCTTCCTGAGTCAGGAGCCCTACGGCCTGATCATGAAGCAGTCGGACAGCCCCTGGCGTAACTTCGTCAACGAATCGCTCTCCCGGATGGCCTCGGACGGCACGTACCGCAAGATCACCAGCAAGTGGTTCGGCAGCGCCAGCAAGTACGACCTGCCGGGCCTGAAAACCACCATGACCGTCCCGGCCGTGTTCCCCGTCCGCCGGTAA
- a CDS encoding amino acid ABC transporter permease, translating into MTRNTAVQTLSGLIVILAFGLAAVQIRQGLQAQNIVLDWGIFRQPSSLTQGTYATTILLGLLTTIKLAALGLGLALTLGTAVGLGRLSVNPVVSRLCAAYVGLFRNTPLLVQFFFWNFAAIPLLPAGPREWLYAHKPEQWATVAALGVYTAAFVAETVRAGIQGLPAGQTEAARSLGMPEHLITRRIILPQAFRSVLPPLGSQALNLTKNSSLASQIGVTELFFQGSQIQATTFRGFESIAAIALGYLVLSAVITAGVRLLERRFAQGAVR; encoded by the coding sequence TTGACCAGAAATACTGCCGTCCAGACGCTGTCCGGCCTGATCGTGATCCTGGCGTTCGGGCTGGCGGCCGTGCAGATCCGCCAGGGCCTGCAGGCTCAGAACATCGTGCTCGACTGGGGCATCTTCCGCCAGCCCAGCTCGCTCACCCAGGGGACGTACGCCACGACGATCCTCCTGGGCCTCTTGACCACCATCAAGCTCGCGGCCCTGGGACTGGGGCTCGCCCTGACGCTCGGCACCGCCGTGGGCCTCGGCCGACTCAGCGTGAACCCGGTCGTGTCGCGCCTGTGTGCCGCGTACGTGGGCTTGTTCCGCAACACGCCGCTGCTGGTGCAGTTCTTCTTCTGGAACTTCGCGGCCATTCCGCTGTTGCCGGCCGGGCCGCGCGAGTGGCTGTACGCCCACAAACCGGAGCAGTGGGCGACCGTCGCCGCGTTGGGTGTCTACACGGCTGCCTTCGTGGCGGAAACGGTGCGCGCGGGCATCCAGGGACTGCCCGCCGGCCAGACCGAGGCGGCGCGGTCCCTGGGCATGCCTGAACACCTGATCACACGCCGGATCATTCTCCCGCAGGCCTTCCGGTCGGTGCTGCCCCCCCTGGGCAGTCAGGCGCTGAACCTCACGAAGAACTCCTCGCTCGCGTCCCAGATCGGCGTGACGGAACTGTTCTTCCAGGGGAGCCAGATCCAGGCGACCACGTTCCGGGGTTTCGAGTCGATTGCCGCCATCGCCCTGGGGTACCTGGTGTTGAGCGCCGTCATCACGGCCGGGGTTCGCCTGCTCGAACGCCGCTTCGCGCAGGGGGCGGTCCGGTGA
- a CDS encoding amino acid ABC transporter permease, which yields MNAAGLSFLVPGLGHLLTRQTSGGVKSALLATLTWTLVVRTLPGGFSVPLLLCLAAALVVHAGAGLSARSGAHRGESAAATRRARADQRRWSTLSSAAVVLALLGLTVQWALSLPGWSEISRNLPFFLMGKLRSGEYDPLRWRLSGLLLPALGLLLAWALSRVRHMPVWPPALSVALGLVSGSAVLWPLLVPETVLGGFALSVVLTFLALTLAVPLGLLAGIMRVSTLPVIRLIATVYIDLFRAVPLIVWVFGAFLLLPYMLGTGTQFPSVVLALATFTGAYFAEIVRAGIQSLPQGQSEAARSLGLTGTQTMLRVVLPQALRRMVPPLLGQTITLFKDTSLVSIVGMAELAGTGRITANRLVSATFEIYLAISLLYFLVASALSVVADRLERAPGVPGRRRTL from the coding sequence GTGAACGCGGCTGGACTGTCGTTCCTCGTTCCTGGTCTCGGGCACCTGCTCACCCGCCAGACCTCTGGCGGCGTGAAGAGCGCCCTGCTCGCCACTCTCACCTGGACTCTGGTCGTGCGGACCCTGCCGGGCGGGTTCTCCGTTCCGCTGCTCCTGTGTCTCGCGGCGGCCCTGGTGGTGCACGCCGGCGCAGGGTTGAGTGCCCGCAGTGGGGCGCACCGTGGGGAGAGTGCGGCCGCTACCCGGCGTGCCCGGGCCGATCAACGGCGCTGGAGCACGCTGAGTAGCGCGGCCGTGGTCCTGGCCCTGCTTGGCCTGACCGTACAGTGGGCCCTGTCCCTGCCCGGCTGGAGTGAGATCAGCCGCAACCTGCCGTTCTTCCTGATGGGCAAGTTGCGCTCCGGGGAGTACGACCCGCTGCGCTGGCGCCTCTCTGGTCTGCTGCTGCCCGCACTGGGTCTGCTGCTCGCCTGGGCCCTCTCCCGCGTCCGTCACATGCCGGTCTGGCCTCCGGCGCTCAGCGTGGCGCTCGGCCTGGTCAGCGGCAGCGCCGTGCTGTGGCCCCTCCTGGTGCCCGAGACGGTCCTGGGTGGCTTCGCCCTGTCCGTGGTCCTGACCTTCCTCGCCCTGACCCTGGCCGTGCCGCTGGGGCTGCTCGCGGGCATCATGCGGGTTAGTACACTGCCCGTGATCCGGCTGATCGCCACGGTGTACATCGATCTGTTCCGCGCGGTCCCGCTGATCGTCTGGGTGTTCGGCGCGTTCCTGCTGCTGCCCTACATGCTGGGCACCGGCACGCAGTTCCCGTCGGTCGTCCTGGCGCTGGCCACCTTCACTGGCGCGTACTTCGCTGAGATTGTCCGGGCGGGCATCCAGAGCCTGCCGCAGGGACAGAGTGAGGCGGCGCGTTCGCTCGGCCTGACCGGCACGCAGACCATGCTGCGCGTCGTTCTCCCGCAGGCCCTGAGACGGATGGTGCCGCCCCTGCTGGGTCAGACCATCACGCTGTTCAAGGACACCAGTCTGGTGAGCATCGTCGGCATGGCGGAACTGGCCGGCACCGGCCGGATCACTGCCAACCGCCTGGTGAGCGCCACGTTCGAGATCTACCTGGCGATCTCACTGCTGTACTTCCTGGTGGCGTCCGCCCTGAGTGTGGTGGCAGACCGCCTGGAACGCGCGCCCGGGGTGCCTGGGCGCAGGAGAACCCTATGA
- a CDS encoding amino acid ABC transporter ATP-binding protein: protein MIHVENVGKTFGEFQALQGVSVDIPAGQVVVVLGPSGSGKSTFIRTLNALAPHDSGQITVGGVILEDGAPLDQIRRRIGMVFQNFNLFPHLSVLENVILAPRDVKRVPRAEAERQGLDLLRRVGIEEQAHKYPAQLSGGQQQRVAIARSLAMAPEVMLFDEPTSALDPEMIKEVLDVMRDLARSGMTMVVVTHEMGFAREVADRILFFDGGKLMVDAPPGEFFHSPHPRVQQFLGKVLGH, encoded by the coding sequence ATGATCCACGTGGAGAACGTCGGCAAGACCTTCGGTGAGTTCCAGGCCCTGCAGGGCGTCAGCGTCGACATTCCCGCCGGGCAGGTGGTTGTAGTGCTCGGGCCGTCCGGGAGCGGGAAGAGCACCTTCATCCGCACCCTCAACGCCCTGGCCCCGCACGACAGTGGGCAGATCACGGTCGGCGGCGTGATCCTTGAGGACGGCGCGCCCCTTGACCAGATCCGCCGGCGCATCGGAATGGTCTTCCAGAACTTCAACCTCTTCCCACACCTCAGTGTGCTGGAGAACGTCATCCTGGCGCCCCGGGACGTGAAACGCGTCCCGAGAGCCGAGGCGGAGCGTCAGGGCCTGGACCTGCTGCGCCGGGTGGGGATCGAGGAGCAGGCGCACAAGTACCCGGCGCAGCTGTCCGGCGGCCAGCAGCAGCGCGTGGCGATCGCGCGGTCGCTGGCCATGGCGCCGGAAGTCATGCTGTTCGACGAGCCCACCAGCGCCCTGGACCCGGAAATGATCAAGGAGGTGCTCGACGTGATGCGTGACCTGGCGCGTTCGGGCATGACCATGGTGGTCGTCACGCACGAGATGGGCTTTGCGCGCGAGGTCGCCGACCGCATCCTGTTCTTCGATGGGGGCAAGCTCATGGTCGACGCGCCGCCTGGTGAATTCTTCCACTCGCCGCATCCGCGTGTGCAGCAGTTCCTGGGGAAAGTGCTCGGTCACTGA